Proteins found in one Arachis stenosperma cultivar V10309 chromosome 8, arast.V10309.gnm1.PFL2, whole genome shotgun sequence genomic segment:
- the LOC130945298 gene encoding beta-galactosidase 13-like yields the protein MAATWGCRSILMFALLLSMMVSSTTAFGLRKRDDSPQNVTYDGRSLFINGRRELLFSGSIHYPRSTPDMWPDLLDKARHGGLNTIQTYVFWNLHEPEKGKFNFEGNADLIKFIKLIQERGMYLILRLGPFIQAEWNHGGLPYWLRDVPGIYFRSNNEPFKLHMKEYVMRIVQMMKDNKFFASQGGPIILAQIENEYNQIQLAYDERGIEYVNWAAQMAVETNIGVPWIMCKQKEAPDPVINSCNGRHCGDTFLGPNKPYKPRVWTENWTVQYRVYGDPVSRRSAEDIGLSMARFFSKDGSVANYYMYHGGTNFGRNAAAFKVTGYYDAAPLDEYGMTKEPKWGHLRDVHRAINLCKKALIYGTSTTQKLNEFHEIRVYEKPGTPICAAFLFNNHSTEAVTINFRGKNFYVPGHSISIIPDCKNEVLNTDNIIAQHNYRTFTRSQLANNHEWEVFSEPIPTTAEVVPGNMTAPPELFTFLKDTTDYAWYTVSFDFDPEDLLKNGTLPNLHIFSFGHGLLAFVNGEYVGSGHGTSERAQFKMLIKGINLKAGKNEISIMAYVTGLHDSGAYMEHRFAGPAEVRIDGLETKMGHIELAKRRFKWGARAGLEGEKKEIYTEKGSKKVSWEKVGEKGRVGPALSWYKTRFTTPEGREPVAIRMTGMKKGMMWVNGNGLGRHWVDYKVRGTDEPSQDVFHIPRSFLNPRDNLLVIFEEEPSNPENIQIELVSRDTVCSYVHDFFAPAVQSWNDKPGDQEGELQTSEPLSKPHASVKCPNKKKIISVDFASFGNPSGDCGSFQLGNCTFDAALTRDVVEKACLGKESCKLPVDPELFGAAPRACSALPFKTIAIQVKCSY from the exons ATGGCGGCGACGTGGGGTTGCCGTAGCATTCTTATGTTTGCGCTGCTACTTTCCATGATGGTTTCATCGACCACTGCTTTCGGTCTTCGCAAGAGGGATGATTCCCCTCAGAATGTGACTTACGATGGCAGGTCCCTCTTCATCAACGGCAGACGGGAGCTCCTCTTCTCTGGTTCCATCCACTACCCTCGTAGCACTCCTGACATGTGGCCTGATCTTCTTGACAAGGCAAGACATGGAGGCCTGAACACCATCCAGACTTACGTCTTCTGGAATCTCCATGAGCCAGAGAAAGGCAAGTTCAACTTTGAAGGGAACGCCGATCTTATTAAgttcattaagctcattcaaGAGAGAGGGATGTATTTGATCCTAAGGCTGGGCCCTTTCATCCAAGCGGAATGGAATCATGG TGGGCTTCCATATTGGCTAAGAGATGTCCCTGGCATCTATTTCCGCTCTAACAATGAACCCTTCAAGTTGCACATGAAGGAATACGTGATGAGGATAGTACAAATGATGAAGGACAATAAGTTTTTTGCTTCCCAGGGAGGACCCATCATCTTGGCGCAGATCGAGAATGAGTACAACCAAATACAACTTGCTTACGACGAACGCGGCATAGAGTACGTGAACTGGGCGGCCCAGATGGCAGTGGAAACTAACATCGGAGTGCCGTGGATCATGTGCAAGCAGAAGGAAGCCCCTGATCCAGTTATCAATTCCTGCAATGGAAGGCACTGTGGTGATACCTTCCTTGGACCCAACAAGCCATACAAACCCCGGGTCTGGACAGAGAACTGGACTGTCCAATACAGAGTGTATGGAGACCCTGTATCCAGGAGATCAGCAGAAGATATTGGCTTGTCCATGGCCCGCTTCTTCTCCAAGGACGGCAGTGTCGCCAACTACTACATGTATCATGGTGGAACCAACTTTGGAAGAAATGCCGCTGCCTTTAAAGTAACCGGTTATTACGATGCAGCGCCTCTCGATGAATACGGCATGACAAAGGAACCAAAATGGGGTCATCTTAGAGATGTCCACAGGGCTATCAACCTCTGTAAGAAGGCTCTAATTTATGGTACATCCACTACCCAAAAGTTAAATGAATTCCATGAG ATTCGAGTCTATGAGAAACCCGGAACTCCCATCTGTGCTGCTTTCCTCTTTAATAACCACAGCACGGAAGCTGTCACTATTAACTTCAGAGGCAAGAATTTCTATGTTCCTGGACACTCCATCAGCATTATCCCAGATTGCAAGAATGAGGTCCTCAACACTGACAAT ATCATTGCACAACACAATTATAGGACCTTCACGAGATCCCAACTCGCAAACAATCACGAGTGGGAGGTGTTCAGTGAGCCAATTCCAACTACCGCTGAAGTAGTGCCAGGTAACATGACAGCTCCTCCTGAGCTTTTCACCTTCCTTAAGGACACCACAGACTATGCATGGTACACCGTTAG CTTTGACTTCGACCCAGAAGACTTGCTCAAGAATGGAACACTCCCAAACCTTCATATCTTTAGTTTTGGACATGGATTGCTTGCATTCGTGAATGGAGAATACGTTG GATCTGGACACGGCACGAGCGAGAGAGCACAGTTTAAAATGCTAATAAAGGGTATAAATTTGAAGGCTGGGAAGAATGAGATATCCATCATGGCTTACGTAACTGGATTACAC GATAGCGGAGCATACATGGAACACAGGTTTGCAGGACCGGCTGAAGTAAGGATCGACGGGCTGGAGACGAAAATGGGACATATTGAACTGGCAAAAAGAAGATTCAAATGGGGTGCCAGGGCTGGTCTGGAAGGGGAGAAGAAGGAGATATACACGGAGAAAGGGTCAAAGAAGGTGTCATGGGAGAAAGTGGGAGAGAAGGGAAGAGTAGGGCCTGCTTTATCATGGTACAAGACAAGATTCACAACCCCAGAGGGAAGGGAACCAGTGGCGATACGGATGACCGGCATGAAGAAGGGAATGATGTGGGTGAACGGCAATGGCCTTGGGCGTCACTGGGTGGACTACAAGGTACGTGGCACTGACGAGCCTAGCCAGGATGTATTCCACATCCCAAGATCCTTCCTCAACCCAAGGGACAACCTCCTTGTTATCTTTGAGGAAGAGCCATCCAACCCCGAGAATATCCAGATCGAGCTCGTCTCCAGAGACACCGTCTGCAGCTACGTCCATGACTTCTTTGCGCCTGCTGTCCAGTCATGGAACGACAAGCCCGGGGATCAGGAAGGAGAATTGCAGACCTCCGAGCCTCTCTCGAAGCCCCACGCTTCTGTCAAGTGCCCCAACAAGAAGAAGATCATCTCTGTTGACTTTGCAAGCTTCGGCAACCCATCCGGCGACTGTGGTTCCTTCCAGCTAGGCAACTGCACCTTTGATGCCGCCCTCACCAGGGACGTTGTCGAGAAGGCCTGCTTAGGAAAAGAGTCCTGCAAGCTTCCCGTCGACCCCGAACTCTTCGGCGCCGCCCCACGTGCTTGCTCTGCTCTTCCCTTTAAGACTATTGCAATCCAAGTCAAATGCTCCTATTAG